One window from the genome of Choloepus didactylus isolate mChoDid1 chromosome 2, mChoDid1.pri, whole genome shotgun sequence encodes:
- the CCN1 gene encoding CCN family member 1, with amino-acid sequence MSSRTARTLAFAVTLLHLARLALSTCPAACQCPLEAPKCAPGVGLVRDGCGCCKVCAKQLNEDCSKTQPCDHTKGLECNFGASSTALKGICRAQSEGRPCEYNSRIYQNGESFQPNCKHQCTCIDGAVGCIPLCPQELSLPNLGCPNPRLVKVTGQCCEEWVCDEDGAKDPLDDRDGLLSKGLGFDASEVELTRNNELIAVGKGSSLKRLPVFGMEPHILYNPSLHGQKCIVQTTSWSQCSKTCGTGISTRVTNDNPECRLVKETRICEVRPCGQSVYSSLKKGKKCSKIKKSPEPVTFTYAGCSSVKKYRPKYCGSCVDGRCCTPQQTRTVKMRFRCEDGEMFSKNVMMIQSCRCNYNCPHASEAVFPFYRLFNDIHKFRD; translated from the exons ATGAGCTCCCGCACCGCCAGGACGCTCGCCTTCGCCGTCACCCTTCTCCATTTGGCCAGGCTG GCACTCTCCACCTGCCCCGCGGCCTGCCAGTGCCCCCTGGAAGCGCCAAAGTGCGCCCCGGGAGTCGGGCTGGTCCGGGACGGCTGCGGCTGCTGTAAAGTCTGCGCCAAGCAGCTCAATGAAGACTGCAGCAAAACGCAGCCCTGCGACCACACCAAGGGTTTGGAATGCAATTTCGGCGCCAGCTCTACGGCTCTGAAGGGGATCTGCAGAG CTCAATCAGAGGGCAGGCCCTGTGAATATAACTCCAGAATCTACCAGAACGGGGAAAGTTTCCAGCCCAACTGTAAACATCAGTGCACATGTATTGATGGCGCCGTGGGCTGCATTCCTCTGTGTCCCCAAGAATTATCTCTCCCCAATTTGGGCTGCCCCAACCCCCGGCTGGTCAAGGTTACTGGGCAGTGCTGTGAGGAGTGGGTCTGTGATGAGGATGGTGCCAAGGACCCCTTGGACGACAGGGACGGCCTCCTCAGCAAAGGACTGGGATTCGATGCCTCAGAGGTGGAGTTAACACGAAACAATGAGTTAATTGCAGTCGGAAAAGGCAGCTCCCTGAAGCGGCTCCCTG TTTTTGGAATGgaacctcacatcctatacaaccCTTCTTTACACGGCCAGAAATGTATTGTTCAAACAACTTCATGGTCCCAGTGCTCAAAGACCTGTGGAACTGGTATCTCCACACGCGTTACCAATGACAACCCTGAATGCCGCCTGGTGAAGGAAACCCGGATTTGTGAAGTGCGGCCTTGTGGACAGTCAGTGTACAGCAGCCTGAAA AAGGGCAAGAAATGCAGCAAGATCAAGAAATCCCCTGAACCAGTCACGTTCACTTACGCTGGCTGTTCGAGTGTAAAGAAATACCGGCCCAAGTACTGCGGTTCCTGTGTGGATGGCCGATGCTGTACGCCCCAGCAGACCCGGACTGTGAAGATGCGGTTCCGCTGCGAAGATGGGGAGATGTTCTCCAAGAACGTCATGATGATCCAGTCCTGCAGATGCAACTACAACTGCCCGCATGCCAGCGAGGCGGTGTTTCCCTTCTACAGGCTGTTCAATGACATTCACAAATTTAGGGACTAA